In the genome of Achromobacter sp. MFA1 R4, the window GATGTCGGACGGGCGCAGCGCGATGCCCTGGTGCAGCACGTTGGCCGCTTCATTGACCATCGCGGCCAGGTAGCGGCGCAGGATGTCTTCGTGGGTAAACGGGCGGGGCGTGACGCCGGCGCGGGCGCGTTCTTGGTCGATGATGGCCAGGACCTCGGGGGCCGGCGTGCCTTGCCGCGCGCCATCCGGGTACAGATAGAAGCCGCGGCCGGTCTTCTGGCCGAACCAGCCGCGTTCGCAGAGGCGGTCGGGAATCTGCACGTAGCGCAGCGCGGGGTCGCGGGTGGCGGCGCGGCGCTTGCGCGTGGCCCAGCCGATGTCGCCGCCGGCCAGGTCGGCCATCTGGTAGGGCCCCATCGGGTAGCCGAATTCGCGCACGGCGGCATCGATGTCATAGGGCGAGGCGCCGTCTTCCATCATCATGTCGGCGGCCTGCCGGTACACGGCCAGGATGCGGTTGCCGATAAAGCCGTCGCACACGCCGGCGCGCACGGGAACCTTGCGCAACCGGCGCGCCAGTTCAAAGCCGGTGGCCACCGTGTCCGGGGCGGTGTGCCGGCCCACCACGATTTCCAGCAGCTTCATGATGTTGGCGGGCGAGAAGAAGTGCAGGCCCAGCACGTCGGCCGGTCCGCGCGTCGCTTCGGCGATGCGGTCCACGTCCAGGTACGAGGTATTGGTGGCCAGGACGGCGCCGGGCTTGGCCACGCGGTCAAGCTGCGCGAAGACCGCCTGCTTGACGGCCATGTCTTCGAACACGGCCTCGATGATGAGGTCGGCCTCGCCCAGTGCGTCGTAGTCCGTGGCGCCAGTGAAGCGCGACAGGCGCGCGGCCCGCTCGTCGGCGGTGATCCGGCCTTTCTTGACGAGCAGGTCGTACACCTGTTCGACGCGGGTGCGGCCGCGGGCAAGGGCGGCGTCGTCCTGCTCGACCATGACCACGGGCAGGCCCGCGTCCAGCACCGCCACGGCAATGCCGGCGCCCATGGTGCCGCCGCCCACGATGCCCACGCGCTCCAGGCGACGGGACCGGGCTTCTTTCAGTTCGGGAATCTTGGCCGTTTCGCGCTCGGCGAAAAACGCGTGCACCAGCGCGGCCCGCTGCGGGCTGTCCAGGCACTGCAGGAAGAGCGACCGCTCGGTGCGCAGGCCTTCATCGAAGGGCTGTTCGATGGCGGCGCGCACGGCCTGAACGATCTTGGCCGGCGAATACAGCCCGCGCGCGGTGGCGGCCACGCGCTGGGCGGCCGCGTCCACGGCGGCAAGCTGGGCCTGCGTGTCCGCCAGCGCCTCGGTGGCGTCGCGCGTGCGGCGAGGTCCCGCTTTCAGCGCCAGCAACTGGCGTGTGTAGGTCAGGCCCGCGTCCAGCGGATCCTCGTCGGCGGACAGCGCGTCCACGAGGCGGGCGTCGAGCGCGGATTGCGCCGACAGGTGCTTGCCCGTCAGCATGAGGTCCAGCGCGGCCTGCGCGCCCATCAGCCGGGGCGCGCGCTGGGTGCCGCCGGCGCCCGGCAGCAGCCCCAGGTTCACTTCCGGCAGGCCCAGCCGGGCGCTGGCGAGCGCCACGCGATAGTGGGCCGCCAGGGCGATCTCCAGGCCGCCGCCCAGCGTTGCGCCATGCAAGGCCGCCACGACGGGCTTGGCGCTGGCTTCGATCTGGTTGCACAGGTCCGGCAGGAGCGGCGGTTGCGGGGGCTTGCCGAATTCCCGGATATCGGCGCCCGCGATGAAGTTCTTGCCCGCGCCCATGAGCAGGATGGCGCGCACGCGCGTGTCCGCCTGCGCCTGCGCAATCGCGTCCGACAGGTCGCGGCGCACGGCGGCGCTCAGTGCGTTCACGGGGGGATGGTCGATGACGACGACCAGGATGTCCTCGTAGCGGCGCGTCTGGGCGGCGCCGGTGCTTGCGCTGTCTGTCATGGACAGTGTCTCCGATGTGGCTTCCTGCTCGCGCGCCGCGCCGGCGTACCGGTGCGCCGCAGGCTGCGCGGGCGGAGCATGGCGGGCCAGGGGCGGCCCGTCTCTTATGGCTTTATTCTTTCCTAGTAAAGATGTCTTGACAATGACATCGATAATTGACACTACGGACAAGAAAATTTGACAATGCACGGCAAGGAGCGTCGATATGGACACCAAATCCCTGACCCTGCTGGTCGAAATCCTGGACGCGGGCAATCTGAGCGAGGCGGCGCGCCGCCTGAAGATGACGCGCGCCAACGTCAGCTATCACCTGAGCCAGCTCGAGCGTTCGGTCGGCATGCAGCTCGTGCGGCGCACGACGCGGCGCGTGGAACCCACCGAAATCGGCCTGAAGCTGTACAAGCACGGGCGCAGCATCCAGGACGAACTGGCGGCCGCGCGCGAATCCGTCGAGACGCTGGGCAAGACGCCGCAGGGCAAGGTGCGGTTGAGCGTGCCCAGCGGCTACGGGGGATTCGTGATGACGCCCTGGCTGCTGGAGTTCAAGAAAGCGTACCCCGATATCGTGCTGGATGTGCTGTTTGAAAACAGTGTCGAAGACCTGCTGCGCGACGAGGTGGACATTGCCGTGCGCATCATGTCCGAGCCGCCGCAGCATCTGGTCGCCCGCGAGCTGGGTCAGGTCCGCTACGTGGCGTGCGCCTCGCGGGATTTTGCCGAAAGCCGGGGCCTGCCCCAGCGGCCGGAAGACCTGGCGGGCATGCCCGTCATCAGCGCCGCCGTGATCGGCCGGCCGCTGCGCCTGTCGGCCTACTACGGCGGCCAGCCCCGCCAGCACGTCGTGCTGGAGCCCACCGTCATTTCGCGCAACTATGCCTTCCTGCGCGATGCGATCCGGGCGGGGCTGGGCGTGGGCGTGGTGCCGGACTACGTGGTGCATGAGGACATCGCGCGCGGTGAGCTGGTGCCGGCATTGACGGACTGGCGCCTCAGCATCTTCGGGCGCGGCATGTATATGCTGTACATGCCCAACCGCCATCATCCGCGGGCGCTGGCGATGATGATCGAATTCATCCTGGAACGCGCGCAGCGTCGGCACGACGGCGAGCCCGGCCTGCTGGCCGTCAGCCCTGGCTGAACCTCAGGGTGAACCCCCCGGCTGAACCCCGGGCACGCTACTTGCTGATGGCCTTCGCTAAATTGGATGCGAGGGGAATGATGGACAGCGCGACACCCGTGGACACCTCGTCGCCGAGGGACGGTCCGGAACCGGCCGCGGCCGAGCCCGCCGAAGAGAAAGTCACCGCCCAGGACGCCGGCCTCATCAAGCCGCCCGCGCCCACCCCGCTGGTGCGCGTGAGCGGCTTCTGTCTGGTGACGCTTACGGTGCTGGCCGTGGTGTTTGCCCTGAAGGCGGCCCAGGAGTTCATCGTCCCGGTCGTCATGGCGATCGTGGTGGCGTACACGCTGGATCCCGTGGTGGCGTTGCTGGAGCGCGCCCGCGTGCCGAGGGCGGCGGGCACCATCCTCGTGATGACGGCCATTGCCGTGTCGATCTTCGGCATGTTCTACGTCACGCAGGACCAGGTCAGCGACATCATCAACGCGCTGCCCGAAATATCCAGCAAGCTGTCGCGCACGCTCGGCGGACTGCTGAGCGGGGACGGATCGTTCCTGGACAAGCTGCGCCGCGCGGCCAGCATCCTGCAGGAATCCGGCACCCCCCAGACGGGCGGGCGGGTGGTCGTGGCGAAATCCGATGGGGGATTGAGCGACATCCTGCTGTGGGGGTCCAAGGGCCTGGCCACCTTCGTGGGTCAGGCCACCATGTGCGTGTTCCTGGTCTTCTTCCTATTGCTCTCGGGCAACGCCTTCAAGCGCAAGTTCGTGAAGATGGCCGGCAACACCCTGTCGCAGAAGAAGATCAGCGTGCACATGCTGGACCAGATCAACAACTCGATCCACATGTACATGGCCATGATGCTGGTGACCAACGTGGCGCTTGCGTTGCTGTCGTGGGTGGCGTTCCGGCTGCTGGGCCTGGAGAACGCCGCGACCTGGGCCGTGGTGGCGGGCGCGCTGCACATCATTCCGTATTTCGGTCCGCTGCTGACGGCGGTGGGCACGGGGATCGCGGGCCTGGTGCAGTTTGGCGAACTTGGCCCCGCGCTGGCGGTGTCCCTGAGTTCGGTCGCCATCGCGCTGCTGATGGGCGTGGTGGTCACGACCTGGATGTCGGGCCGCATCGCGCGGATGAACGCCGTGGCGGTATTC includes:
- a CDS encoding 3-hydroxyacyl-CoA dehydrogenase NAD-binding domain-containing protein, yielding MTDSASTGAAQTRRYEDILVVVIDHPPVNALSAAVRRDLSDAIAQAQADTRVRAILLMGAGKNFIAGADIREFGKPPQPPLLPDLCNQIEASAKPVVAALHGATLGGGLEIALAAHYRVALASARLGLPEVNLGLLPGAGGTQRAPRLMGAQAALDLMLTGKHLSAQSALDARLVDALSADEDPLDAGLTYTRQLLALKAGPRRTRDATEALADTQAQLAAVDAAAQRVAATARGLYSPAKIVQAVRAAIEQPFDEGLRTERSLFLQCLDSPQRAALVHAFFAERETAKIPELKEARSRRLERVGIVGGGTMGAGIAVAVLDAGLPVVMVEQDDAALARGRTRVEQVYDLLVKKGRITADERAARLSRFTGATDYDALGEADLIIEAVFEDMAVKQAVFAQLDRVAKPGAVLATNTSYLDVDRIAEATRGPADVLGLHFFSPANIMKLLEIVVGRHTAPDTVATGFELARRLRKVPVRAGVCDGFIGNRILAVYRQAADMMMEDGASPYDIDAAVREFGYPMGPYQMADLAGGDIGWATRKRRAATRDPALRYVQIPDRLCERGWFGQKTGRGFYLYPDGARQGTPAPEVLAIIDQERARAGVTPRPFTHEDILRRYLAAMVNEAANVLHQGIALRPSDIDVVFLSGYGFPRHHGGPMHYADSVGLPRILADIRSYAAEDPAFWKPSPLLVQLAESGRSFGSLNAA
- a CDS encoding LysR family transcriptional regulator — protein: MDTKSLTLLVEILDAGNLSEAARRLKMTRANVSYHLSQLERSVGMQLVRRTTRRVEPTEIGLKLYKHGRSIQDELAAARESVETLGKTPQGKVRLSVPSGYGGFVMTPWLLEFKKAYPDIVLDVLFENSVEDLLRDEVDIAVRIMSEPPQHLVARELGQVRYVACASRDFAESRGLPQRPEDLAGMPVISAAVIGRPLRLSAYYGGQPRQHVVLEPTVISRNYAFLRDAIRAGLGVGVVPDYVVHEDIARGELVPALTDWRLSIFGRGMYMLYMPNRHHPRALAMMIEFILERAQRRHDGEPGLLAVSPG
- a CDS encoding AI-2E family transporter, which translates into the protein MMDSATPVDTSSPRDGPEPAAAEPAEEKVTAQDAGLIKPPAPTPLVRVSGFCLVTLTVLAVVFALKAAQEFIVPVVMAIVVAYTLDPVVALLERARVPRAAGTILVMTAIAVSIFGMFYVTQDQVSDIINALPEISSKLSRTLGGLLSGDGSFLDKLRRAASILQESGTPQTGGRVVVAKSDGGLSDILLWGSKGLATFVGQATMCVFLVFFLLLSGNAFKRKFVKMAGNTLSQKKISVHMLDQINNSIHMYMAMMLVTNVALALLSWVAFRLLGLENAATWAVVAGALHIIPYFGPLLTAVGTGIAGLVQFGELGPALAVSLSSVAIALLMGVVVTTWMSGRIARMNAVAVFILLLLFTWLWGIWGTLLSVPIAFIAKVVADHIEGLEALSEFLSE